The Candidatus Methylacidithermus pantelleriae genome includes the window GCTCAAATACAACCTTTGGGGGAATGATGCCGGGAAGACGGCCGGAGCGATTCTTCCTTTTGTCCTTCTTCCCACTGGGGTGAGGACTGAGCCACAGCGGAGTTACGCACTTGGCGTTTTGTTTCCTTGGGGTGGGGAGGTTGGGCCGGGTTGGGAGGTAGAGGCCATGACAGGTGTTTGGTTGGAAACGGGAGATCCGGTCGTTTGGAGCTCTCTCCAAGTGGTTAATGTGGAGTGCGAACTTTCCTCTCAGACGGCCTGGTTTGGTGAGATGGCTTTTTTGGAAAGAGAAACTTCTCAAAACTTTGAGTTCTCACCCATTTTGGGCACTGGGCTTTTGTATCTATTGCAGAAAAATAGCCAGCTGGACGTCGCACTTCATGTTAGCATACACGGGGGCTTTCCTTCGGTTTCGGTAACGTTCGGTTGGAGCTTTCGGCAGTAAGGCAGGCTTTGTCTTGGCTATTGGAAAAATTCGGCCGCCGAAGAAAAATCCCCTTTTTTTCTTGTGGCTGGGGTATGGGGACAAAAACGTAAGCCGGCGGTGATTAGGGCGTTCTCTCTTTCCATAGATAGCCGCCTAACGACAAGAGGAGTTGTCCACGGGTAGGGGAAAAGCCAGTCTCGTTTTCTATGAGTCAGTAGGAAAGACCTTTGTGCTAGCGGAAGGCGGTGGGAGAAATGGGGTGGCATAATCTGGATTAGGGAACTAAGCCAATGGCTTGTCGCTAAGGGTGGTGAGCAGGAGAGTTATGCGATCGATGGGAGCTCCAGGCCATGTGTCCATCGGAGAGCGAATCGGAGCGGCTAGCTGGATGGGTCAAAGTGCGCCTCTGTCGCCCACGGCCATCGCCCCGTGGCCCGACAGGGACTTTGGGGGGAACATGGGCTTACGGTGAGTGGGCAGAGGGTGAAATAACGACAACAGGGTTTTGGGTGGTGATGGCCGGACCATCGGAGCCGCAACATCCTTGGAGACCACACCACTGGTCGAATCGGTCCGCGATCGACTTCTGGCAGGAGACGGCCTAGGTCAGGCGACACTCGGTAGGTCCACGTCTTTGCATTGGCTCTGGGTTGTTCGCGTTTGCCCTCGGGCGCAGTTTCTCGCAAGGGGCGGGATCCAGCAGGGTTTTCCGGCCTCCAAGGGAGCCATTGTTTCTTTGCGAGCCACTACCCGGCTGGTTGTTGTGGCGCACGCCGACCCACTCCTTGGTCGTTGCATAGGACCCGATGGGTCAGCGGGTCTTTTTTTTGAGCGAGTGTCTCCTTGCCTTTGGCCGGGACTGGGATTGTCAGGCGTGGGCTTGCGCCTCTCATTGGAGTGGACTCAGGGGGAGGGCCAACCCGGGGTGCTCCGTCGACAGCACGCGCTGGTCGGGTGGTGGTTTGCAAGCTGGAGGGAGTATTGGTAGTCCGTTTCTTGCACTGGTAGTGGTCCGCATCCGTGGGTCGACCCGTCGGGGAAGAACCTCGGGCTGGCTTCCAGAGGGGGGCGAGTGAAGGTGCGCTCTCGCTGGCATCCGGCTGACGTTCCCGCGATCCAGAAGAAGATCGGATCCGGGTAGCAAGGACCGGAGCCTGTATGTACGCTAATACCTATGGCTGTGGAGCTGCGAGGAAAGTAACGGGGCGGAGATCCTTATACCCGTCGAAAAGGGGACATCGCCGTAAGCGTCGAAGCTGCCAAAGTTCGGTGCATCCCACACGCGATGGCGCCTCATCCCAAGGATTGGTCTTTCTTCCGAAGGTAACCCAGGGGATCACATTGAAAGCTGATGTTGAGGTCACCCCACGGGCCAATGGCAGGAGTAAAAGCTTCTAATCACAATGATGCTTATACGCCACATTTGCTATGGCTCGAGGAGGCATGGCCCCATGGCAAAGCGACGGTTCCCAGAAAGCCTCCAAACAGCGATGCGAAGCTTTTGGGGGAGCTCAACCTTGTCAGCCCTCTCGAAGGACTTATGGCAGAGAAAGCTTTTATGAGAGGCAATTTTCTTAAAAAAGGGGGGTTGTGTCTCATACGTAATGTGATCTCTACTCCCGGAGGAAACGCATAAGAAACACCTTGATGGCGGAGCTTTCCACACATCGAATTTCGGGGAGAAGCGGGCTGGGGGTCTGTCCTTTTTCGCTCCTCTCTGAGGGGAGCTCGACTAGCAAGTCCTCCAACACAGACAACCTCCCTTGACGACAGGTTTCCACAAGCTCAGCGAACGACACGGGCTTACCCAGAATCACCACCAGGGCTTGATCCAGCGCGGAGAGGTAAGCGGCCATATCCCCAAGACGCAAGTGCTCATCTGGGCTTGTCTCGATACGGGAAAGGCTCGCCTGACTTGTTCCCAATCGGGCTGCTAGCTGTCGTTGAGTGAGTCCGGCTTGGCGTCTCAAGAAGGAAAACGCTTTACCAATCCGGGTATTGGCTTTTTGGGTGCACCCGTTACGGGATCTGTCGGCTTTTTTTCTTGCCGGCTTCTTCTTCATGAATTCGCCGCCATTTTACGGTGGTTTCGCTGAGCCTAGGAAAAGCCCCAAGGTTTTTGTCACCGCCACGGATCCAGCCAGCGGGCCGCCCGCTCATCGCGGAGCTTCCTTGTCCCACTGGCTGGTTTACGGCGTGGAGGTCACCCGTAAAGAGTCTTGGTCTCTTCCCTATCGTTTGAGGTTGTACCTATGGTCCATTCCGCTCAGAAACCTTTTGCCTAGGTGCACACTTTACTTCTTCGACGAGGATCGCGGTTTATAAGCCTTTCTGGAGTGGCGTAAGAATGGCTAGCCATTGTTCCACGTGCGTAGGAAGTTTTCCCGACCCCACGAGTTTAAGGGTTTCCCTCAACCAGCCCTGCATAGGGACCGGGATCGTTAATACCCCTTGTCCTCCGAAACCGTTATAAGCTTGAATCTGGCTATCCTGAGTATCGGCCAATAGAACCTTTCCAGCGATCTCTAGCCGATCCAAGTCGACGACAGTAAGGGCGTTAGAAAATTTGCTAGCTACATAGGCATAATATCCTCCGCCTTTCTTAAAGCCGTACTCCACCCCGTGCACACCCGGCTCGGCCGGCAGCTGTTTGAGGACGCGATTGGTTTTTGTGTCGACGATCGTGATGGTTTGGCTCAAGGTGTTGGCGGTTACGACATACTTACCATCAGGGCTTACTGGCGTTTGAATGGGCAAAAGTCCGTAAGCGGGCCCGTTTACTTTTCCGGTTAGCGGGTCGTAGTCCGCAGCGAGGTCAATGTCTTCGACCTTTCTTTTCGCCTCCACATCAATGACAGACAAGGTGGAAACCTTCGGAGGAGTACCCAGAAAATTCGCGATATAGGCGCGTTTGCCATCGGGCGTCATTCCAACGGCAATTGGGATCACTGCTCCAATCGGGATCTCGGTAACCTTCTCACTGTCCAGCTCAACGACGGATACGCTGCCCGCCAGGGCATTAGGGGTGATGAGCCACTTCCCGTCATCGCTAAGCCAGTGTCCGTGCGGGCCTGTGTGGGGACCGGTAGGGATGGCTCCCATAGGGCTGGGGTTGGCGCCAGGGGAAAGCTTCACAACCCTCTCTTCCCCATTGATGGCCACATACAGGGTGTCAGTCCCCGGTCTTGTCATAACGTGCGAGGGCGAATTACCAACGTGGATTACGCTGGTGATGTTACCCTTTTGCCGATCAAACACCTGCATTCGCTTGTCGAACCACTCGGTTTGGTAGATGTATTGGTAGGCTACATCCGTCCACATATTGTGAGGGTGATTCAGGTTGGTGGGGATCCCCTTGACCTTTTTCAGAATCTTCCAGGTAGTGGTGTCTAACTCCGTTGCCGAGCCAAACTTTGTCTTGCCTGAGATTTTCTCAAACTGGGTGTCGACCCAAACCTCCCCGACGCCTGGGACAGGGGGTGAGAAAAGCTTGTTTGAGGCAGAAAAACTTAAGGTTCGTAGGGAGAACGTTTTTCCTCCAGCTCTGACCGGGATATCCGGAAGAGTAACGTCCCATGTCGGCTTCCGGTAGTCGCGCCAAAGGCTTGGTGTGGTGGCGACAAAAAAGGTGCGCAGGAGCTTTTTGGCTAGATCGCTTGTTACGGGAATCTTGGCGCCGGTCAGAAGCTCCCACTGGGAGCCTAGATCTAGACCGTCCGTGGCAGGGTCATCCACGATGACGGCACCAAACATGTAGGGATGAACCTTGCAGGTAAAAACGTAGAGGCCGGGTTCCGTTAGCTGAACCGTCACGCTACTGGAGGATGGCTTTTCCTGGTCTACTGGGACTCCTTTCGCTCCAACGGGCCAGAGCAGGCTGGTAATGGTGTGCTCGGTGTTTGTGTCGGTCATCTTGATAAGGACCGCTTCCCCTGGCTTTATAACTGCCAAGGCGTCGCCGCGAACCGGGTTTTTGAACCAAGTGCCAGGCTCGTCGGTCATTTCGAGGGTCGCTGTGGGAAGAATCCCTGCTTGGCTCAAGATGGCTTCTTCGCCTTGTTGGCCGGAGGAGCGGGCGAGCGGCAAAAAGAGCATCCAGGACAAGAATAAGGAAAATCGTGTGAAGGCAGATTTTTTCATGGTGGCTTCCTTTCGGTGGAGAATTAACGACGAACTAAGGAATCACGCGGAATTTCCCCATCATTCCGCTTTGCATGTGTTGGACGACGTGGCAGTGGTAGTGCCAGTATCCTGGGCCTACACCTTCTCCAGCTTTCACCACGAAACTGGTACGACTCACCGGGCCAATGACGACGGTATCTACAATGGCTTGGGTGCCCGGATCCAGCCACCGGTGACCATGAAGGTGGAAGGTGTGGAACGCTGTTCCGAGGCCAAGGACGTGGAAACGGACAAGATCCCCTAGTTTAGCTCCAAACATGGGGTTGGTCCATAACGGGACTTCCCGGTGGACAATATGATTTAACTCCTGGCCCCAAATCGTGGTTTCGTGCATCCATACGATGAACTCCCGCTTGATCTGGGAAAGATCCACTTGGGTAATTTGTCCATCGATCAAGGCAGCAATTTTGTTGCCTTTTGGATTGACGATAACGGTGCCAAAAAGGCCCTTATCCTCGGCTCCAACCATAGGGTCTCCAAATGCGTGATCGTGGTACGGCCAAGTCCCGGCAGTGCCGAGGGCAGCATCCCATTCATAGGTGTAAGGCTTCCCTGGGTAAGCGACTTGGTCTTGGACCCCGTTGAGCATTTTCGTTGTGCCGTCGCTGGGGAACTTATAGTGGACTCCATGAACGTGGATGCTGACTGGGTCATGGGAGCCCTCAATGCCGTGTTCCAGGGTGACCTCGGCTTTGTCGCCCTCCTGGAGGACAAGGGTGGGGCCGGGGATCGTGGGACCTTTGGCATAGAGGGAGGTTAGGTCACGAGTTTTGCCATTTTCTTCCATGAGGTGACGTTCCATCTGGTAAGCGAGTTGGCCGGAAGGCATTCGCGCCGCCTTGAGGGTAATGCGGTGGAAAGCTGCGAAGAGGGGTGGAGCGCCCCCCAGGCCACATAGCGTGATCCAAAGGAACCCTGCAAGGACGCAACGGAAGGGGATGGGCTTCATGGTGGGCAAAGTGTTCTAAAAAAATGAAACTTTGTAAAGAATAAAATTGATAAACTTGATTTTTTTCCGCCTCTGGAACCCAATCCATCTATGGAAAACCTATTCGCCCTTCGAAGCCGCCAAGCTGGTATCCTCGGAAGGTTATTGCAAAAAAAAGGAGGTCTTACGATGGACCAGCTGGCCAGAGAACTAGGAATTTCCAAGGCGGCCGTGGGACAACACCTTATCGCCCTGGAACGAGACGGGTTGGTCGCCCGCAGCGAGCTAGTCAAAACTCGGGGTAGACCTAGCCATCTCTACGTGCTAACCGAAAGTGGTCTCCATGTCTTCCCCAAGCATTACGATTGGTTTGCTCGCCTGCTCCTAGAACACTACCTGAAGAGTTTTGGCTCCGAATCGACCCAAAAAATTCTCTACCAGCTGGGCCAGAAACTCGCCGAGAATTTTTCTGCGCGCCTGGCAGGGAAAAAAGACAACGAGCGTCTCCAGGAAGTCGTGGCCATTATGAGCGAGCTAGGGTACGAAGCCGAGCTTGTGGCTGATGCCGATCCCCCTTTTATCCGGGCTTTTAACTGCATTTATCATCATTTGGCAAAAGAGAACCCAGAGGTCTGCTTTCTAGACCTAGGTCTTCTGGATGCGCTCCTGGGCCGTGTGGAACATCGCGAGTGCATGGTGCGAGGCGGGCTGTGCTGCGCCTTTTGCCCTCTGGGATCGAATACCAGGCGAGCCTTTGGTTGCGCCTAGCCGATGCTCAACGCCAGCAACGCTTTTCCCTAACGGCGGTGGACTTCCCTTGGTAAGGTTAGTCTCTGAGCTAGTTCTCGGCCCATAAGAGAGGGCTTTCTGGGTTGCAGGAGCACGTTGGGATGGGTTTTCCTTTGAGGCCACCACAGTGGCAGGACCGCAACTCTTTATGGCTCAGCCTCTGCCAAAGGGTATCAGAGTTTGAAGAGCGAAGCGATGCCACGATGGCTTTCGTAAAATGAGCTAGCTTGTTAGCCCAAACTCCCCAGTCTTTCTTGGGACCTCACTCTCCGTTACGAGGCAAGAATATGCAGCTTAGGCGATTTGAGAAACCTTACCATACTGCTTGGCCAGCTTGTCCTGGTAGAACGGTCCGGGCCAGCCTAGTGAACCGTTCCTAAAACCCTAGACAATCGTTCCCCTGTCAGGGAGGATGGTCCGGGACGCCGGCCGGACAGTGCTGCCGACGATTTGCGTGCTGGGATTCCGCTGGCAAAGCCCGGATAGCGCCCAGTCTCACGTTTTCGAGGAAAGAGGTGCGGGAGGTTGTCCATTGCCTGCCGACTGCTTATACGCTGCTTACGCCTCTTGAAGTCTTTTCCGAACCCCCGTTATAGACACGACCATGCATGCTTCTCCCATTGCTTGCGGCTAGGGCGAAGGTGACATGACCCCCATTGCGGAGTAGATACGACTGTCTCTGGCACGGATTAGATGTTCAAAGAGACCGAATGGTTTCCGGGCGAGAGCACAAGACCGCGCTCTAGCTAGACCTTGTGGCATGATGGCGCGCGTAATTGACTGCGCCGATGAGAGACGTGTAGACCCAGTCGACTTCGATCATTTCGACTGCGGCAGCAAAAGAAGCCGACTTCACCATCGCGATCGCTTCAGCTCAGGCGAAGGAAGAGAGCGGGCGAGTCCGAACGGGATCCACCGACTCAAGCTCAAGCTTTTTCTTGCGCAAATCCCCTCGCTCGATGACAAGCGCCTTACCCGATTGAGCATACCCCCGGGCAATTTCTTTCCACGCATCACCAAGGATCGCTTTCGTTTGCTCCTCGTTCTTGCCATAGAGATTCAATTGGATCCCGCGGATTCTCACGCGATTGCCCAAGCCGCCCGTTTGGGCCAAAGCGAGACGATACCTCGTTCGTGTCGATGCCGACCGCTCCGGCAAGGCGGCGAATCAGCAGGGAAACGGCTTCGCGCCTCGACGCTTGGCAAACACCCGCGACCCCTTGCGCTCCCGCACAAAGCCGTAGCTTTACCGCGGATCCCTCCCGCTTCCAGACGAGTTTCCGAGGCTTGTTGTCCCGGTCACGATCCAGCTGGCAGTTAGTGCCTGGAGGATCGCCTCCTGGCCGTGGGCGAAGCGCATGCCCGTAAGAACCAGATATTGGCTCGCGCTCCCCCATCCATCCGGCAACCATAACTGCAGCCGAAGGCCGCCGTCCGAGGCGACTACGGCTTGGCAGGACTGGTTGCCGGCGGCCTCGTCCTTCGACCCCAGCACACAGAACGGGCTCCCTCGCTGCGCCTGCCAATCCCTCTTCCGGTCCGCATGGTTGACCTACCCGTTTTCTTCCCATGAAAACTTTTTACGGGAAGATGCGGCGGCAACCGAAACAGAGACCCACCGGATCGGCGAGGACCGCGTCAAGCTTGCTCGGAAGGATAGCCAGCCGCCGCTTTTTTGATCAAAACCGTTCGATCGCGCCCTTTTCTCCTCAAGGTCGCAGATGACCTCTTCCCAGTTTCCGAATTTCTTCCCTAGCTTTTCCATCAGAACTAGGACCGCCGTTCGCCAATCGAAGCGATCTTTCCTTCGAGCTTGGACGGGCAGGGTATAAAACTCTTGGACGGTAAGACTAAACCGCGGCAGCCAGGATCGCTTAATTTTCTTCCGTGAAACGCCAGCACGCATCTGCACGAAAGGGCTCTGCTGCGCTCCTGCTCGGGCGTCACCCGCAACTGCGTCGGGTTAGGGAAAACAGCGAGCTTGCTCATGCGATGGTTTCGAGCGCCTTCTTGGCACGGCTCTGCGCGGATTTCTTCTCGTAAAGCCTGGCACACAATGAAACGATCACCTCCTGCAGGTCGCGCACGATATCGTCGGTCATCCCATTCGGCCCGCCACCAGGATCGATCGACTCTAGCCGGCCAATCCCGCTTACCGGTACTCGAAACCGATACGGATCAGTTGGAGGCGGTGCTCGACCAGGACAGCGCCGACCTTCGGATGACAAACCTGCCCAACGAGCTCTTTGCGATCGCCGTTCATCCCCGAGCCGACCACCTGACGGCCTTGACGATCCGCAGCCGTTTGCTTGAGAGTAAACTGAGAGAACCTAAACCAGCTTGCTGTCTCAATCCGCTTTTTTCACCGGCGCTTGCACACCCGCGCGTAGAAGGCCACCCCATCGGGTTGCGAAGAGTCCGCATGAACAATGAGCTTCCCAGTTGGCAACGATTCTCCGGGAACGGGCAAACGCCCCCCTTTACATCCGCCAAGCCGTCCTGCACCCAACACCCTGCCGCTTGGCCCACGTACTCACATTCAGAGAAATACTGCCATGAACAACCTTAGGTGTCTTGTTTGGCTGTTAGCCACCCTAGAAGGAGCTTTCCTCAAAAGCCGGATCGATACGCGCGGCGACTTAAAAACGATGAAAAAACTCCCGCCTCCTCGGGGTCTTTGACGCGGCCACCCTGCAAGGTTTTAGAGGCTTTTCTACGGAGCACGCTGGCTCCAAGAGTTTTCTTGGGGGCTCTCGTCCGTTTCAACCCCAGCTAGAACGGGAGTGGTTGGTGGCTCCTGCGGGACTCGAGGCGGACCGGACCGATAGGCCCACCGGTAAAGAATCGGCACAAGAAAGAGACTCAGAACCGTTGCCGACAGAATCCCTCCGATCACAACAATCGCCAAAGGGCGTTGGACATCCGCCCCCGGGCCGTGGGAGATGGCCATCGGTACGAAACCTAAGCTGGCGACAAGAGCAGCAATGGCAATCGGGCGAAATTGGGAAAAACAGGCTTCGCAAAGCGTTTCTCGAACCGGTTTGTGGGAAGACCAGATCTGTGTGTTAAAAGCCCGAACGAGAACAATGGCCCCTAAAACCGCGATTCCCGACACGGCGATGAAGCCGATTGCGGCTGAAATACTAAACGGGAGACCGCGTAATTTTAAAGCAAATACCCCACCGGTAGCGGCGAAGGGGACTGAAGCAAGAACCAAGGTTGCCTGTCGAAAGCTACGAAACGCAGCATAGAGGAGGAGGTAGATCAGGATTAAAGCTAGAGGAACCGCAACACGCAACCGTTCCTTGGCAGCTTGCAAATTTTCAAACTGGCCCCCGAACGTAATCCGGTACCCCTCAGGGAGTGAGAGCTGGGCGCGCACCTTGGCTTCCGCTTCTCTGACGAAGCCTTCCAGGTCACGGCCTCGGATATTAA containing:
- a CDS encoding helix-turn-helix domain-containing protein — protein: MRRQAGLTQRQLAARLGTSQASLSRIETSPDEHLRLGDMAAYLSALDQALVVILGKPVSFAELVETCRQGRLSVLEDLLVELPSERSEKGQTPSPLLPEIRCVESSAIKVFLMRFLRE
- a CDS encoding multicopper oxidase domain-containing protein, which produces MKPIPFRCVLAGFLWITLCGLGGAPPLFAAFHRITLKAARMPSGQLAYQMERHLMEENGKTRDLTSLYAKGPTIPGPTLVLQEGDKAEVTLEHGIEGSHDPVSIHVHGVHYKFPSDGTTKMLNGVQDQVAYPGKPYTYEWDAALGTAGTWPYHDHAFGDPMVGAEDKGLFGTVIVNPKGNKIAALIDGQITQVDLSQIKREFIVWMHETTIWGQELNHIVHREVPLWTNPMFGAKLGDLVRFHVLGLGTAFHTFHLHGHRWLDPGTQAIVDTVVIGPVSRTSFVVKAGEGVGPGYWHYHCHVVQHMQSGMMGKFRVIP
- a CDS encoding helix-turn-helix transcriptional regulator translates to MENLFALRSRQAGILGRLLQKKGGLTMDQLARELGISKAAVGQHLIALERDGLVARSELVKTRGRPSHLYVLTESGLHVFPKHYDWFARLLLEHYLKSFGSESTQKILYQLGQKLAENFSARLAGKKDNERLQEVVAIMSELGYEAELVADADPPFIRAFNCIYHHLAKENPEVCFLDLGLLDALLGRVEHRECMVRGGLCCAFCPLGSNTRRAFGCA
- a CDS encoding recombinase family protein — its product is MSSEGRRCPGRAPPPTDPYRFRVPVSGIGRLESIDPGGGPNGMTDDIVRDLQEVIVSLCARLYEKKSAQSRAKKALETIA